In Pectinophora gossypiella chromosome 1, ilPecGoss1.1, whole genome shotgun sequence, one genomic interval encodes:
- the LOC126376438 gene encoding pre-mRNA-splicing factor syf1 homolog, with amino-acid sequence MPMLDGKEVEIFFSEEDLPYEEEILRNPFSVKHWLRYIEHKKGAPKHETNMIYERALKELPGSFKLWYNYLKLRRSQIRGRCITDPCYEDVNNCFERSLVFMHKMPRIWMDYCTFLTDQCKITSTRKAFDCALRALPITQHHRIWPLYLSFLKKHNITETAVRVFRRYLKLCPEDTEEYIDYLISINKLDEAAIKLAHIVNNENFQSKHGKSNHQLWNELCELISKNPEQIHSLNVDAIIRGGLRRYTDQLGHLWNSLADYYVRSGLFERARDIYEEAIQTVTTVRDFTQVFDAYAQFEELSLSKKMEEISKKPSPSEDDDIGLELRLARFEYLMERRLLLLNSVLLRQNPHNVAEWHKRVKLYEGKPHEIIDTYTEAVQTVDPKLAVGKLYTLWVGFAQFYEKNDQIEDARLIFEKATQVNYVKVDDLASVWCEWAEMEIRHENYEDALKLMQKATVLPSRKVAYHDDTETVQMRLYKSLKVWSMYADLEESFGTYKSCKAVYDHIIDLKIATPQIIINYGYFLEEHNYFEEAFRAYEKGIALFKWPNVYDIWNTYLTKFLKRYGGTKLERARDLFEQCLEHCPPQFAKSIFLLYAKLEEEHGLARHAMSVYERATTAVLPEEMFEMFNIYIKKAAEIYGVPKTRQIYEKAIETLPEEKSREMCIRFSEMETRLGEIDRARAIYAHCSQMCDPRITSEFWNTWKEFEVRHGNEDTMREMLRIKRSVQATYNTQVNMMSAQMLSSAAQAAGTISDLAPGMKDGMRMLEAKAAEMAVQNKGNIMFVRGETQGLKEADKVVNPDEIDIDEESENSDEDEEDGEVAPVQKKAIPAAVFGGLVTDDKEE; translated from the exons ATGCCTATGCTCGATGGAAAGgaagttgaaatatttttt aGTGAAGAAGACTTACCATATGAAGAAGAGATATTGAGAAACCCCTTCTCTGTAAAACACTGGCTTCGTTATATAGAACATAAAAAAGGTGCTCCTAAACATGAAACTAATATGATCTACGAGAGAGCTCTAAAAGAGCTACCAGGGTCCTTCAAACTAtggtataattatttaaaactgaGAAGATCTCAAATCCGAGGACGCTGTATCACTGATCCTTGCTATGAAGATGTCAATAATTGTTTTGAACGCTCACTAGTTTTCATGCACAAGATGCCAAGAATATGGATGGACTATTGTACATTCCTGACTGACCAATGCAAAATAACATCTACAAGAAAAGCTTTTGATTGTGCATTAAGAGCTCTTCCTATAACACAACATCATAGAATCTGGCCCTTGTACTTGAGTTTCCTGAAGAAACACAACATTACTGAAACAGCTGTTAGAGTTTTTAGAAGATATCTGAAGTTGTGCCCTGAAGATACAGAAGAATACATTGACTACTTAATCTCCATCAACAAATTAGATGAAGCAGCTATTAAACTGGCTCACATAGTCAACAATGAAAACTTCCAATCCAAACATGGTAAATCAAACCACCAATTGTGGAATGAGCTGTGTGAATTGATATCTAAGAATCCTGAACAAATACACTCCTTAAATGTAGATGCCATCATCCGGGGAGGTCTGAGGAGATATACTGACCAGCTGGGCCATTTGTGGAACTCCTTAGCAGATTATTATGTAAGAAGTGGTCTATTTGAAAGAGCAAGAGACATTTATGAAGAAGCTATACAGACTGTCACAACAGTTAGAGACTTCACACAAGTGTTTGATGCCTATGCTCAGTTTGAAGAACTTAGTTTGAGCAAGAAAATGGAAGAGATATCGAAGAAACCTAGTCCCTCTGAGGATGATGATATTGGTCTTGAACTTAGGCTTGCTAGATTTGAGTATTTAATGGAGAGAAGACTACTACTCCTAAATTCCGTGCTACTGCGACAAAATCCCCATAATGTTGCTGAGTGGCACAAAAGAGTTAAACTATATGAAGGAAAACCACATGAAATAATTGACACTTATACAGAAGCTGTACAAACTGTAGACCCAAAACTGGCAGTTGGTAAACTGTATACATTATGGGTTGGTTTTGcacaattttatgaaaaaaatgatCAAATTGAAGATGCTAgacttatttttgaaaaagCAACACAGGTTAATTATGTTAAAGTTGATGATTTAGCATCAGTCTGGTGCGAATGGGCTGAAATGGAAATAAGACATGAAAATTATGAGGATGCTCTCAAATTGATGCAAAAAGCTACAGTGCTGCCAAGTAGGAAAGTTGCTTACCATGATGATACTGAAACTGTACAGATGCGTTTGTACAAATCATTGAAAGTTTGGTCTATGTATGCTGACTTGGAGGAAAGTTTTGGTACTTACAAGTCATGCAAAGCAGTTTACGATCATATCATTGACTTAAAAATTGCTACACCCCAAATAATAATCAACTATGGATACTTCCTTGAAGAACACAACTATTTTGAAGAAGCTTTCAGAGCTTATGAAAAAGGTATTGCACTTTTCAAATGGCCTAATGTCTATGATATATGGAACACATACTTGACAAAATTCTTGAAAAGATATGGTGGAACTAAATTGGAGAGAGCAAGAGATCTGTTTGAACAGTGCCTAGAACACTGCCCACCACAGTTTGCTAAATCAATTTTCCTACTATATGCAAAATTAGAAGAGGAACATGGTCTGGCAAGACATGCTATGTCTGTCTATGAGCGTGCTACTACTGCTGTACTACCAGAGGAGATGTTTGAAATgtttaatatttacataaagaaAGCTGCTGAGATTTATGGAGTTCCAAAGACGCGCCAAATCTACGAAAAAGCTATTGAAACTTTACCTGAAGAAAAATCTAGAGAAATGTGCATTCGCTTTTCTGAAATGGAAACACGTCTTGGTGAAATTGACAGAGCTCGCGCCATTTATGCACATTGTAGTCAAATGTGTGATCCAAGAATTACTTCAGAATTCTGGAACACCTGGAAAGAATTTGAGGTCAGGCACGGAAATGAAGACACTATGCGTGAAATGTTAAGAATAAAAAGAAGTGTCCAAGCAACATACAATACTCAAGTAAACATGATGTCTGCTCAAATGTTGAGTTCTGCGGCCCAGGCTGCTGGTACTATTTCAGACTTAGCCCCAGGAATGAAGGATGGCATGAGAATGCTGGAGGCAAAAGCAGCAGAAATGGCTGTTCAAAATAAAGGAAATATTATGTTTGTACGAGGCGAAACTCAAGGTCTCAAAGAGGCAGACAAAGTTGTCAACCCTGATGAAATTGATATTGATGAAGAATCTGAGAACAGTGATGAAGATGAAGAAGATGGCGAAGTTGCTCCAGTTCAGAAGAAAGCAATCCCTGCTGCTGTATTTGGTGGCTTAGTTACTGACGATAAAGAAGAATAA